One region of Bacterioplanoides sp. SCSIO 12839 genomic DNA includes:
- a CDS encoding MATE family efflux transporter, with translation MMLLQQRVARLLAISPERLQRILLIGVPIIGGMLSQSLINLVDAAMVGRLGDVALAGVGVGSYASFIVVSAVMGLSSGVQALVARRSGELQKKGGSQKSSDNPQGQLAEPLLSGLLLALLCGIPLTLLFYFGAPFFIPLFNNSDDVAAIAIPYFEWRTLAATFIGMNFVFRGFWSGIGDSKTYLKVLLFMHLANVVLSYLLIFGLPSLGVYGYGAVGSGMGTAASMVLGTLVYFWLTFRRHLNHAISLPNRNTILSVARLAIPNSTQQVLFALGTSVMFWIIGQIGTQEQAVGHILINLALLLILPAVGLGIASSSLVGQALGRGDKHDAYQWGWEVVRVAALIMAVVGLPLWLFPQQILRLFTPDIHLIELGTWPLRISGFAIALEVTAMVLTQALLGAGASKQVMKINLIMQWAVLLPLAYFVGPFAGAGLTGVWILQGVQRVSLSLVYGVIWRSRHWADIRI, from the coding sequence ATGATGTTATTGCAACAGCGAGTAGCCAGGCTGCTCGCTATTTCACCCGAGCGATTGCAACGCATCCTGCTGATTGGCGTGCCTATTATTGGCGGCATGTTATCCCAGAGTCTGATCAATCTGGTGGATGCCGCAATGGTCGGCCGCTTAGGGGATGTGGCACTTGCCGGCGTTGGAGTTGGCAGTTATGCCAGCTTTATTGTGGTCTCAGCCGTGATGGGCTTATCTTCCGGTGTCCAGGCGCTGGTCGCTCGACGCAGCGGAGAGCTGCAAAAGAAAGGCGGCTCACAAAAAAGTAGTGACAACCCTCAAGGCCAATTGGCTGAACCTTTATTATCGGGGCTATTACTGGCTCTACTCTGCGGCATCCCTCTTACCCTGTTGTTTTATTTCGGCGCGCCGTTTTTTATCCCGCTGTTTAACAACAGCGACGATGTTGCCGCCATTGCAATCCCCTACTTCGAATGGCGTACCCTGGCAGCCACTTTTATTGGTATGAACTTCGTGTTTCGTGGTTTCTGGAGCGGCATTGGCGACTCCAAAACCTACCTCAAAGTCTTGCTGTTTATGCACCTGGCCAATGTGGTACTGAGCTATTTGCTGATCTTTGGCCTGCCGAGCTTAGGGGTTTACGGCTATGGCGCCGTTGGCTCGGGTATGGGTACCGCTGCCTCCATGGTGCTTGGTACGCTGGTGTATTTCTGGCTGACATTCAGGCGACACCTGAACCACGCCATCTCACTGCCAAATCGCAACACCATACTCTCCGTCGCGCGCCTGGCCATTCCGAACTCCACCCAGCAAGTGCTGTTTGCCTTGGGCACCAGTGTGATGTTCTGGATCATCGGTCAGATCGGCACCCAGGAACAGGCGGTTGGCCACATCCTGATTAACCTAGCGTTACTGCTGATTCTGCCCGCCGTAGGACTTGGCATTGCCTCCAGCAGCCTGGTGGGTCAGGCCTTAGGGCGTGGCGACAAACACGACGCTTATCAGTGGGGCTGGGAAGTTGTGCGGGTAGCGGCACTGATTATGGCGGTGGTTGGCCTGCCCCTATGGTTATTCCCGCAGCAGATTCTGCGCTTATTCACCCCGGACATTCATTTGATTGAACTAGGCACCTGGCCGTTACGCATCTCCGGCTTTGCCATTGCGCTGGAGGTCACAGCCATGGTGCTGACTCAGGCTTTGTTAGGCGCTGGGGCCAGCAAGCAGGTGATGAAAATCAATCTGATCATGCAATGGGCCGTGTTATTACCGCTGGCTTATTTTGTTGGTCCGTTTGCCGGTGCCGGACTAACAGGCGTCTGGATTCTGCAAGGTGTGCAGCGGGTTTCGTTGTCATTAGTTTATGGTGTAATCTGGCGCAGCCGACATTGGGCAGACATTCGTATTTGA
- a CDS encoding glycerophosphodiester phosphodiesterase family protein produces MTSYRPFSLDSLNNPYQQMEPVIAHRGASGEAPENTAAAIRLAAEQGAHWIEVDTTISAEGIAVIFHDSELKRCSNGAGHVAQLRLSELKALDCGSWFSPQYRGENILTLAELLTLCNQLGLNLNLEVKPNIGRETETVWAIRTALQQVPFDNSLLLSSFNHHALKACQQHLPDIARALNVDAIPYNWQERLEEYQALGLHFSADFFDAKLVQQLSEHGIPMACFTVNSPELAQTLWQAGVLSVFSDYPYRLIQTARKANQWHNH; encoded by the coding sequence ATGACGTCGTATCGTCCCTTCTCGCTGGACAGCCTGAACAATCCTTATCAGCAGATGGAACCCGTGATTGCCCACCGTGGCGCCAGTGGTGAAGCGCCGGAAAATACCGCTGCCGCCATTCGCCTGGCCGCAGAACAAGGTGCCCACTGGATTGAAGTTGACACAACGATTAGTGCTGAAGGCATTGCAGTAATTTTTCACGACTCCGAATTGAAACGCTGCTCCAATGGAGCTGGTCATGTAGCACAACTGCGCCTGTCAGAACTCAAGGCACTCGATTGTGGCAGCTGGTTTTCTCCTCAGTACCGCGGCGAAAACATCCTGACACTCGCAGAGTTATTGACCTTGTGTAATCAACTGGGGCTGAACCTGAATCTTGAGGTCAAACCCAATATTGGCCGGGAGACCGAAACCGTCTGGGCCATTCGCACCGCGTTACAACAAGTCCCTTTTGATAACAGCTTGCTGCTCAGCAGCTTTAACCATCATGCACTGAAAGCTTGTCAGCAGCACTTGCCGGATATCGCTCGCGCGCTGAATGTCGACGCCATTCCTTATAACTGGCAGGAGCGGTTGGAAGAGTATCAGGCACTCGGCCTGCACTTCAGCGCCGACTTCTTTGATGCCAAACTGGTTCAACAACTCAGTGAACACGGCATTCCGATGGCCTGTTTTACCGTGAACTCCCCTGAACTGGCGCAAACACTGTGGCAGGCCGGAGTCTTATCCGTTTTTTCCGATTACCCATATCGATTAATCCAGACTGCCCGAAAAGCCAATCAATGGCATAATCACTAA
- a CDS encoding nitrite/sulfite reductase → MYVYDEYDQQLLNERVAQFQGQMDRYLAGKIPEEEFLPLRLQNGIYVQRYAPMLRVAIPYGLFNSKQMRALAEVARDYDKGYAHFSTRQNLQFNWPELEKCPEILAKLAEVQMHAVQTSGNCIRNTTTDEYAGVIKEELVDPRPYCEIIRQWSTFHPEFAFLPRKFKIAVNAVPGADRAAIQVHDIGVNIVKNDAGEVGYRILVGGGLGRTPIVGTEIRDFLAEEDLLTYLDAIIRVYNQFGRRDNKYKARIKILVKALGIERMRELVEEEWARLKDGEGKLPASELERVKSHFTEPDYKALDDNPAEYQQALADNVAFARWVQRNVRTHKKPGYAIASFALKQKGNAPGDVTAEQMEDIAELADSYSFGEIRSTHQQNLVLADVEQSKLFELWQTAKAKGLATPTLGLLTDMICCPGGDFCALANAKSIPIAEDLQIRFDNLDYLHDLGEIDLNISGCMNACGHHHVGNIGILGVDKKGEEFYQVSLGGNAGDDTSLGKILGPSFSRQAIPDVIGKVLDCYVEKRSDGESFLEVYRRVGHTTFKEAVYGKPE, encoded by the coding sequence ATGTACGTTTACGACGAGTATGATCAGCAATTGCTGAATGAGCGCGTTGCCCAATTCCAGGGGCAAATGGACCGCTACCTCGCCGGCAAAATTCCGGAAGAGGAATTCCTGCCACTGCGACTGCAAAACGGTATTTATGTTCAACGCTATGCACCAATGTTACGAGTTGCCATTCCTTATGGCTTGTTTAACTCCAAACAGATGCGTGCTTTAGCTGAAGTTGCCCGCGATTATGATAAAGGTTACGCGCATTTCAGTACCCGTCAGAACCTGCAATTCAACTGGCCTGAGCTGGAAAAATGCCCTGAGATTTTAGCCAAGCTGGCTGAAGTTCAGATGCATGCAGTGCAAACCAGTGGTAACTGTATTCGTAACACCACCACCGACGAATACGCTGGTGTGATTAAAGAAGAGCTGGTTGATCCACGCCCTTACTGTGAAATCATCCGTCAGTGGTCAACCTTCCACCCGGAATTCGCCTTCCTGCCGCGCAAATTCAAGATTGCCGTTAATGCGGTACCGGGCGCAGACCGTGCGGCCATTCAGGTACACGACATCGGCGTTAACATCGTTAAAAACGATGCCGGTGAAGTGGGCTACCGCATTCTGGTGGGTGGCGGTCTGGGTCGTACCCCAATCGTTGGCACTGAGATTCGCGACTTTTTGGCAGAAGAAGATCTGCTGACCTATCTGGATGCCATCATCCGTGTTTACAACCAGTTTGGTCGTCGTGATAACAAGTACAAAGCGCGTATTAAAATCCTGGTAAAAGCACTGGGTATTGAGCGTATGCGTGAGCTGGTTGAAGAAGAATGGGCTCGCCTGAAAGACGGTGAAGGTAAGCTGCCAGCCAGCGAGCTGGAGCGTGTTAAATCTCACTTCACCGAGCCTGATTACAAAGCACTGGACGACAATCCAGCGGAATACCAGCAAGCACTGGCTGATAACGTTGCTTTTGCTCGCTGGGTACAACGCAATGTGCGCACCCACAAAAAGCCTGGCTACGCCATCGCCAGCTTTGCGCTGAAGCAAAAAGGCAATGCGCCAGGTGACGTGACAGCCGAGCAAATGGAAGACATCGCTGAGCTGGCTGACAGCTACAGCTTTGGTGAAATCCGCTCGACCCACCAGCAAAACCTGGTGTTAGCCGATGTAGAACAAAGCAAACTGTTCGAATTGTGGCAAACCGCCAAAGCCAAAGGTCTGGCAACCCCAACTCTGGGTCTGCTAACCGATATGATTTGCTGCCCGGGTGGTGATTTCTGTGCTCTGGCAAATGCCAAGTCTATTCCGATTGCCGAAGACCTGCAGATTCGTTTCGACAATCTGGACTACCTGCACGACTTAGGTGAAATCGACCTGAACATCTCTGGCTGTATGAATGCTTGTGGTCACCACCACGTTGGTAACATCGGTATTCTGGGCGTTGATAAGAAAGGTGAAGAGTTCTACCAGGTATCTCTGGGCGGCAACGCCGGGGACGACACCTCTTTGGGTAAAATTTTAGGCCCATCTTTCTCACGCCAGGCCATTCCGGATGTGATTGGCAAAGTACTGGACTGTTATGTAGAAAAACGCAGCGATGGCGAAAGCTTCCTGGAAGTTTACCGTCGTGTTGGTCACACCACCTTCAAGGAGGCCGTTTATGGAAAACCTGAATAA
- a CDS encoding DUF934 domain-containing protein: protein MENLNKANLIKGRQLVSDDQWQVIADDEAIQDFAIISLTRWSENKDELKAQAQAGKLAVHLAAGETAEQLADEASHFALITIDFPKFADGRGYSAARLLRERYGYEGELRSVGDVLIDQLFFMQRCGFTSFALRGDQDLDDAIAAFDTFTVCYQNDANDQRPLYRRR from the coding sequence ATGGAAAACCTGAATAAGGCAAACTTAATCAAAGGCCGCCAGCTGGTATCAGATGATCAATGGCAGGTAATTGCGGATGACGAAGCCATTCAGGACTTCGCCATCATCAGCCTGACCCGCTGGAGCGAGAACAAAGACGAACTGAAAGCTCAGGCACAAGCCGGTAAGCTGGCCGTTCATCTGGCAGCGGGTGAAACAGCGGAGCAACTGGCCGACGAAGCCAGCCACTTTGCCCTGATCACCATCGACTTCCCCAAGTTTGCAGACGGCCGAGGCTACTCAGCCGCTCGCTTACTGCGCGAGCGTTATGGCTACGAAGGTGAGCTGCGCTCTGTGGGTGACGTTTTGATCGACCAACTGTTCTTTATGCAGCGTTGTGGCTTCACCAGCTTTGCGCTGCGTGGCGATCAGGATCTGGACGATGCAATTGCCGCATTCGACACCTTCACGGTGTGCTACCAGAATGACGCCAACGATCAGCGTCCGCTTTATCGTCGCCGCTAA
- a CDS encoding cation:proton antiporter encodes MDHDIVFSFFLVFSGATIFATLALFTRQPLLIAYIALGALVGPFGIGWIEHPESLSDMAHIGIIFLLFLLGLDMQPAALAAVLRKATLVALVSSLVFFASGYGLTQSFGYSQMDSLAVGLAMMFSSTIIGLKLLPTTVLHHKHIGELMIGLLLIQDMLAIVSLILLGVMSGESKMPVWQPFVALPVLAVGCYLMVKGVLLPLIARFDRYQEYLFILAIGWCLAVAEGAKVVGLTHEIGAFIAGVTLATSPIAQFIAISLKPLRDFFLVMFFFALGASFNIGLLSDVIVPAAILAAIVLVIKPVTFRLLLARFSERRALAWDVGFRLGQISEFSLLIAFVALQSNLLSEQGSSLIQATAIITFAISSYIVVFNYPNPIAVKDELRRD; translated from the coding sequence ATGGATCACGATATTGTTTTTTCATTTTTTCTGGTGTTCTCCGGGGCCACTATTTTTGCCACGCTGGCACTGTTCACGCGTCAACCGCTGTTGATTGCTTATATTGCATTGGGCGCATTAGTCGGCCCTTTTGGTATCGGCTGGATTGAACACCCGGAAAGCCTGTCAGATATGGCGCATATCGGCATCATTTTCCTGTTGTTCTTGCTGGGGCTGGATATGCAGCCAGCGGCACTGGCAGCGGTTTTGCGCAAGGCCACACTGGTTGCGCTTGTCAGCTCACTGGTGTTCTTTGCCAGCGGTTATGGCTTAACGCAAAGCTTTGGCTATAGCCAGATGGATAGCTTGGCTGTTGGCTTAGCCATGATGTTCTCCTCCACCATTATTGGCCTCAAGCTGCTGCCCACAACAGTATTGCACCACAAACATATCGGCGAACTCATGATTGGCCTGTTATTGATTCAGGATATGCTGGCTATTGTGTCGCTGATTTTACTGGGCGTAATGTCGGGTGAGAGCAAAATGCCGGTCTGGCAACCGTTTGTCGCGTTACCCGTTTTAGCCGTAGGCTGCTATCTGATGGTAAAAGGCGTGCTGCTACCGCTTATCGCACGCTTTGATCGCTATCAGGAATACCTGTTTATTCTTGCCATCGGCTGGTGCCTTGCCGTCGCAGAAGGAGCCAAAGTTGTTGGTTTAACCCATGAGATCGGAGCATTTATTGCTGGAGTCACGCTGGCTACCAGCCCAATTGCACAATTTATTGCCATTAGCCTGAAGCCGCTACGGGACTTCTTTCTGGTGATGTTCTTTTTTGCGCTAGGCGCGAGCTTTAATATTGGCTTGTTGTCAGATGTAATTGTTCCGGCCGCCATTTTGGCAGCCATCGTGCTGGTGATAAAACCCGTGACCTTCCGCCTGCTACTGGCACGCTTCAGTGAGCGCCGGGCACTGGCCTGGGATGTGGGCTTTCGCCTGGGGCAAATCAGTGAATTCTCATTGCTGATCGCATTTGTCGCCTTGCAGAGCAATTTGCTTAGCGAACAGGGCTCCTCTCTGATTCAGGCCACGGCGATTATTACCTTTGCCATTTCCAGCTATATCGTGGTGTTTAACTACCCGAATCCCATTGCGGTAAAAGATGAGTTAAGAAGGGATTAA
- a CDS encoding phosphatidylinositol-specific phospholipase C domain-containing protein produces MKKIITSTLLSLVLSMPAIVSAHDDGAYYHGDGAVAHHPSWMQRLSDDTRLNKMSLVGSHDTLSFHGGDIVQTQSMSLKDQLESGIRVLDIRNRHINNKFAIHHGIVFQHAWFGEDVLKPVVEFLKANPSETILMNIQPAHTEKDNTRKFEETLDQYAADYNAPFWTPTSLNPTLSEIRGKIVMLYKHFTPRNVRGIHQSQLSGGVPDYTMDNNWELHEQWQGVKARFEAADNGNHAVIYNHGLNASGGSFPYFVASGHSSPGTSAPRLATGLTTPGWKDSYPDFPRVNCFIGICTIAFEGLNTLAADYIQNGNIQSRALGLVWSDFPGKRLIENVINLNVPEYRMLVDQRSGLCLDVKYAQTHNGNDVWLWPCDGNAAQLWAYDASSGYVKSKLGKCLDNRGQTYSDGTVGIWDCVDSNNLRFDLVGNTLRSRNDNNIVLDAMSTEQGGRVGQWQHHGGANQQWLWRE; encoded by the coding sequence ATGAAAAAAATAATAACCTCGACGCTTTTGTCTCTCGTCCTATCAATGCCAGCCATCGTATCGGCGCATGATGATGGCGCCTACTATCATGGTGATGGCGCGGTTGCTCATCATCCTTCCTGGATGCAACGATTAAGTGATGACACCCGGCTAAATAAAATGTCATTGGTGGGCAGTCACGATACCTTGTCATTTCATGGCGGTGATATTGTTCAGACTCAGTCAATGTCGCTGAAAGATCAGCTCGAATCTGGGATTCGGGTACTGGATATCCGTAATCGCCATATCAATAACAAATTTGCTATCCATCACGGCATTGTGTTTCAGCATGCCTGGTTTGGTGAAGATGTGTTGAAGCCGGTGGTGGAGTTTCTTAAAGCCAATCCGTCAGAAACCATTCTGATGAACATTCAACCAGCCCATACCGAAAAAGATAACACCCGCAAATTTGAAGAAACGCTGGACCAATATGCAGCAGACTATAACGCCCCGTTCTGGACGCCAACGTCGCTGAATCCAACTTTGAGTGAAATCCGTGGAAAAATCGTGATGCTTTATAAGCATTTCACGCCACGTAATGTACGCGGTATCCATCAATCCCAGCTGTCTGGCGGTGTTCCTGATTATACGATGGATAATAACTGGGAATTGCATGAGCAGTGGCAAGGTGTGAAGGCGCGCTTTGAAGCAGCAGATAATGGCAATCATGCGGTGATTTATAATCATGGCCTGAATGCTTCTGGCGGTTCATTTCCGTATTTTGTTGCCAGCGGCCATAGCTCACCAGGAACTTCAGCCCCACGACTGGCGACTGGCCTGACCACGCCAGGCTGGAAGGATTCTTACCCTGACTTCCCGCGGGTAAACTGTTTTATTGGCATCTGTACCATCGCCTTTGAAGGCTTGAATACGCTGGCGGCGGATTATATTCAGAACGGTAATATCCAGAGCCGCGCTCTGGGTCTGGTGTGGTCAGACTTTCCGGGTAAGCGTCTGATTGAGAATGTGATTAATCTTAATGTGCCGGAATACCGTATGTTAGTGGATCAGCGCAGCGGTTTGTGCCTGGATGTGAAATACGCACAGACTCACAATGGCAACGATGTCTGGTTGTGGCCGTGTGATGGCAATGCCGCTCAGTTGTGGGCCTATGATGCTTCCAGTGGTTATGTGAAAAGCAAATTAGGCAAGTGTCTTGATAATCGTGGACAAACTTACAGTGATGGCACTGTTGGCATCTGGGATTGTGTTGATAGCAATAATCTAAGATTTGATCTTGTTGGCAATACACTGCGCAGTCGCAATGACAATAATATCGTGCTTGATGCCATGTCGACCGAGCAGGGTGGTCGTGTTGGCCAATGGCAACATCACGGTGGTGCGAATCAACAATGGCTCTGGAGGGAGTGA
- a CDS encoding YiiD C-terminal domain-containing protein — protein sequence MNADISQKLKDFFVEHLPITQFMGLEVESYDGEQLILTAPLEPNINDKQTAFGGSLYNAAVMACWGLVYLKTQEKGIECNQVVTGGEVKYKAPVAGTIRAIAQAPNTTEFDRFFADYDEAGKAKISLDAVITTDGQPDSKVAVTFSGNYAIIAS from the coding sequence ATGAATGCTGATATTAGCCAAAAATTAAAAGATTTCTTTGTTGAACACCTGCCGATCACCCAGTTTATGGGTTTGGAAGTTGAATCTTACGATGGTGAACAATTGATTTTAACGGCGCCTCTGGAGCCAAATATCAACGATAAACAAACGGCTTTTGGTGGCAGTTTATACAATGCTGCTGTCATGGCCTGCTGGGGGCTGGTTTATTTAAAAACCCAGGAGAAGGGCATTGAGTGCAATCAAGTTGTTACCGGAGGGGAAGTTAAATACAAAGCCCCGGTTGCCGGAACCATTCGCGCCATTGCTCAGGCTCCCAATACGACAGAGTTTGATCGCTTTTTTGCTGACTATGACGAAGCCGGAAAAGCCAAAATTTCACTGGATGCCGTTATTACCACTGACGGCCAACCAGATAGCAAGGTCGCTGTGACCTTCAGTGGTAATTACGCCATCATCGCAAGCTAG
- the meaB gene encoding methylmalonyl Co-A mutase-associated GTPase MeaB translates to MIDLEKLTSGNRRALAKAITLVESKLDTHREQAQGILNQLLPDTGKSIRIGITGIPGVGKSTFIEAFGLYLIEQGKKVAVLAVDPSSPLRGGSILGDKTRMELLSREENAFIRPSPSEGALGGVAQKTRETMLLCEAAGYDVILVETVGVGQSEYEVAAMVDFFLVLMLPNAGDELQGIKRGIMELADALVINKADGESINLAQQTQSHYQSAFHLMKNSSFWSPQVKTCSALKKERIQDVWQMIEDYQSAASGCVNAGISAFDEKRARQNSEWLKKLIHEMLELRLKQNPEVQQQMPELENQVLNNQTTPYNAAQKIIDLL, encoded by the coding sequence ATGATTGATTTAGAAAAGTTAACATCCGGTAATCGTCGGGCATTGGCGAAAGCCATCACGCTGGTTGAAAGTAAGCTCGATACCCATCGTGAGCAAGCCCAGGGTATTCTGAATCAGTTGCTGCCGGATACAGGGAAATCCATTCGTATAGGAATTACCGGCATTCCTGGCGTTGGCAAATCCACTTTTATCGAAGCCTTTGGTCTGTATTTAATCGAGCAGGGTAAGAAGGTCGCGGTACTGGCGGTAGACCCAAGTTCGCCGCTGCGTGGTGGCAGTATTCTCGGTGATAAAACCCGCATGGAATTATTATCCCGCGAAGAAAACGCCTTTATTCGACCCTCTCCCAGTGAAGGGGCATTAGGTGGTGTTGCTCAGAAGACCCGCGAGACCATGCTGCTCTGTGAGGCAGCTGGCTATGATGTGATTCTGGTCGAAACGGTTGGTGTTGGTCAGTCAGAATACGAAGTTGCGGCCATGGTCGACTTCTTTTTGGTGCTGATGCTTCCTAATGCTGGTGATGAATTACAAGGCATTAAGCGTGGCATTATGGAATTGGCTGATGCGCTGGTGATTAATAAAGCCGATGGCGAAAGCATCAATCTTGCCCAGCAAACCCAGAGCCATTATCAGAGTGCATTCCACTTGATGAAAAATTCCAGTTTCTGGAGCCCGCAGGTGAAAACCTGTTCTGCGCTGAAAAAAGAGCGTATTCAGGATGTGTGGCAAATGATCGAAGACTATCAGTCCGCTGCATCAGGCTGTGTGAACGCCGGCATATCGGCCTTTGATGAGAAGCGTGCCCGCCAGAACAGTGAATGGTTGAAGAAACTGATTCACGAGATGCTTGAATTACGTCTCAAACAAAACCCGGAAGTGCAGCAGCAAATGCCCGAGCTGGAAAATCAGGTGTTGAATAACCAGACAACACCGTACAATGCTGCCCAGAAAATTATTGACCTTCTGTAA
- the scpA gene encoding methylmalonyl-CoA mutase — protein MTDSNKPTLKEWEALATKQMKGMTPEEMEWHTPEDIPIKILYTQDDVKDLEYADTMPGMAPYVRGPQATMYAGRPWTIRQYAGFSTAEESNAFYRKNLKAGAQGVSVAFDLATHRGYDSDHPRVTGDVGKAGVAIDSVEDSKILFDGIPLDKVSVSMTMNGAVLPILANYIVAAEEQGVSQDKLSGTIQNDILKEFMVRNTYIYPPSPSMKIIGDIIAYTSEHMPKFNSISISGYHIQEAGADAALELAYTLSDGREYVRTAINAGLDVDAFAPRLSFFWGISMNFYMEIAKLRAGRLLWDRIMKEFNPQNPKSSMLRTHSQTSGWSLTEQDPYNNVVRTTIEAMAAVFGGTQSLHTNALDEAVALPTEFSARIARNTQIIIQEETGIRQVVDPWGGSYMMESLTQQIADKAWELIEEIESKGGMAKAIEEGLPKLRIEESAAKKQARIDRGEDVIVGVNKYELEKEDDLEILEVDNMAVRDSQIKRLEEIRATRDTDAVNAALAAITECAKTGEGNLLDLAVKAARLRATVGEISDAMEEEFGRFQAEARTISGVYGAPYENDADWQSIKADIESFEGAHGRRPRMLVCKMGQDGHDRGAKVIATAFADVGFDIDLSPMFSTPEEVAKQAIENDVHVVGVSSQAAGHKTLVPALIEELKKQGADDIIVVAGGVIPKQDYDYLWESGVKGIFGPGTKIPVSARQVLDAINEAQG, from the coding sequence ATGACTGATTCCAATAAACCAACCCTGAAAGAATGGGAAGCGTTAGCCACCAAACAAATGAAGGGCATGACCCCGGAAGAAATGGAATGGCATACGCCGGAAGATATTCCGATCAAAATCCTTTACACCCAAGATGATGTCAAAGATCTGGAATACGCTGACACCATGCCGGGCATGGCGCCGTATGTGCGTGGCCCGCAAGCAACCATGTACGCTGGCCGCCCCTGGACTATTCGTCAGTACGCGGGCTTCTCCACGGCAGAAGAATCCAACGCGTTTTATCGTAAAAACCTGAAAGCGGGTGCTCAGGGCGTCTCGGTTGCATTCGACCTGGCAACTCACCGTGGCTATGACTCAGACCATCCTCGGGTAACCGGTGATGTAGGCAAAGCGGGTGTTGCTATTGATTCGGTGGAAGACTCCAAAATCCTGTTTGACGGTATTCCGCTGGATAAAGTCTCCGTCTCCATGACCATGAATGGCGCAGTGCTGCCGATTTTGGCCAACTATATCGTTGCGGCAGAAGAGCAAGGTGTATCTCAGGATAAACTGAGTGGCACGATTCAAAACGATATTCTGAAAGAATTTATGGTGCGTAATACCTACATTTACCCACCGTCCCCATCGATGAAAATCATCGGCGATATCATTGCTTATACCTCTGAGCATATGCCGAAATTTAACTCGATTTCGATTTCCGGCTACCACATTCAGGAAGCCGGTGCCGATGCGGCACTTGAACTGGCGTATACCCTGAGTGATGGTCGTGAATACGTTCGTACCGCGATTAATGCCGGCCTGGATGTTGATGCCTTTGCTCCGCGCCTGTCGTTCTTCTGGGGCATTTCCATGAACTTCTATATGGAAATTGCCAAGCTACGTGCTGGTCGTTTGTTGTGGGATCGGATTATGAAGGAGTTCAATCCTCAGAATCCTAAGTCTTCGATGCTGCGTACTCACTCGCAAACGTCAGGTTGGTCTCTTACCGAGCAAGACCCATATAACAATGTGGTTCGTACTACGATTGAAGCCATGGCAGCCGTATTTGGTGGTACTCAGTCTCTGCACACCAACGCGTTGGATGAAGCCGTGGCGCTGCCAACCGAATTCTCTGCCCGTATTGCCCGTAATACTCAGATTATTATTCAGGAAGAAACCGGTATCCGTCAGGTGGTCGATCCGTGGGGCGGCTCTTATATGATGGAAAGCCTGACTCAACAAATTGCTGATAAAGCCTGGGAGTTAATCGAAGAGATTGAATCCAAAGGTGGCATGGCGAAAGCGATTGAAGAAGGCCTGCCGAAACTGCGTATCGAAGAATCGGCGGCGAAGAAACAAGCCCGTATCGACCGCGGTGAAGACGTTATTGTTGGTGTTAATAAATACGAACTCGAGAAAGAAGACGATCTGGAAATCCTCGAAGTCGACAACATGGCCGTTCGTGATTCTCAGATCAAACGTCTTGAAGAAATCCGTGCCACCCGTGACACCGATGCCGTGAATGCAGCGTTGGCGGCAATCACTGAATGCGCAAAAACGGGTGAAGGTAATTTGCTGGATCTGGCGGTGAAAGCTGCGCGTTTACGCGCCACGGTGGGTGAGATTTCCGACGCGATGGAAGAAGAATTTGGTCGCTTCCAGGCGGAAGCTCGCACTATCTCAGGTGTTTATGGCGCGCCATACGAAAACGATGCGGACTGGCAGTCCATCAAAGCGGATATTGAAAGCTTTGAAGGTGCGCACGGTCGTCGCCCTCGTATGTTGGTGTGTAAGATGGGTCAGGACGGTCACGACCGTGGCGCCAAGGTGATCGCAACCGCATTTGCCGATGTTGGTTTTGATATCGATTTATCACCGATGTTCTCTACGCCGGAAGAAGTTGCCAAGCAGGCGATTGAAAATGACGTTCACGTTGTGGGGGTATCTTCCCAGGCGGCGGGTCATAAAACTCTGGTTCCGGCTTTAATCGAAGAGCTGAAGAAGCAGGGCGCGGATGACATTATCGTGGTCGCTGGCGGTGTAATTCCGAAGCAGGATTATGATTATCTGTGGGAGTCGGGTGTTAAAGGCATCTTTGGTCCGGGAACCAAAATCCCGGTAAGTGCACGTCAGGTACTGGATGCTATTAACGAAGCGCAGGGTTAA